A genome region from Bradyrhizobium sp. WSM1417 includes the following:
- a CDS encoding tripartite tricarboxylate transporter substrate binding protein, producing MLRILRNSVFGLVFLSTLLGAAPPASAAYPDRPVHWIIGFSAGGPVDIVARIMAQWLTDRFGQQFIVENRTGSGGNIAAAAAITSPPDGYTLLFVAPNNAISTSLYKKLPFDFLRDTVPVASIMQLTNMLVVSNAFPAKTVQEFIDYCKANPGKISFASSGNGTSVHMSAELFKVMSKCDMVHVPYRGSAIAFPDIISNKVQLIFDNLPSAMEQAKGGNVRALGVTSPQRWPSVPDVPAIAETLPGFESVGFYGISAPKGTPADVIEILNKAVNEALKDPKLVARLTETGGIPKPMTPAEFGKLVTDETEKWRKVVEFAGVSVD from the coding sequence ATGTTGCGAATTTTGCGTAACAGTGTTTTCGGGCTGGTTTTCCTTTCAACGCTGTTGGGCGCCGCACCTCCCGCCTCCGCCGCTTATCCCGACCGTCCCGTGCACTGGATCATCGGCTTCTCCGCCGGCGGCCCGGTCGACATCGTGGCGCGGATCATGGCGCAGTGGCTGACCGACCGCTTCGGCCAGCAATTCATCGTCGAGAACCGCACCGGCTCCGGCGGCAACATCGCGGCCGCTGCCGCGATCACCTCACCGCCGGACGGCTACACGCTGCTGTTCGTCGCGCCCAACAACGCGATCTCGACCTCGCTCTACAAGAAGCTGCCGTTCGACTTCCTGCGCGACACGGTGCCGGTGGCGAGCATCATGCAGCTTACCAACATGCTGGTGGTCTCCAACGCCTTCCCGGCCAAGACGGTTCAGGAGTTCATCGACTACTGCAAGGCCAATCCCGGCAAAATCTCCTTTGCCTCGTCCGGCAACGGCACCTCGGTGCACATGTCGGCGGAGCTGTTCAAGGTGATGAGCAAGTGCGACATGGTGCACGTGCCCTATCGGGGATCTGCGATCGCGTTCCCCGACATCATCTCCAACAAGGTGCAGCTGATCTTCGACAACCTCCCCTCCGCGATGGAGCAGGCCAAGGGCGGCAATGTTCGCGCGCTCGGTGTCACCTCGCCGCAGCGCTGGCCGAGCGTGCCTGACGTTCCCGCGATCGCCGAGACGTTGCCCGGCTTCGAATCGGTCGGCTTCTACGGCATCTCCGCGCCGAAGGGCACGCCGGCCGACGTGATCGAGATCCTCAACAAGGCCGTCAACGAGGCGCTGAAGGACCCGAAGCTGGTCGCGCGCCTCACCGAGACCGGCGGCATCCCCAAGCCGATGACGCCGGCCGAGTTCGGCAAGCTCGTCACCGACGAGACCGAGAAGTGGCGCAAGGTGGTGGAGTTCGCCGGCGTGTCGGTGGACTAG
- a CDS encoding TAXI family TRAP transporter solute-binding subunit encodes MRFAITLVLGAALLVSPAAAQTGGNAIPTTTPSLTISLGTATPGGGFPLYGNAFAQAMNVADPQTIIAPRNTKGSNENIPLLEKGELDLALVAGEPAYEAFAGIGRVPVRLKILTAIYSNPGMFVVRADSPYKSIRDLVGQPVAFGAKGSGLPILARYVLDGLGLKQDEDFKAVYLDRAGDGPAMVEDGRVAALWGAGIGWPGFSAVASSASGARFIAPSAEDITRIRAKHAFLKPLTVPAGSYPNQSEPIASLGSWSFVLTREDLPDDVAYRLAKTLHGVEPAFCKQLAQACETTAANTVAAAPKPELIHPGVMKYFREIGVVK; translated from the coding sequence ATGAGATTCGCGATCACCCTTGTTCTCGGCGCGGCGCTGCTGGTCAGCCCCGCCGCCGCTCAAACCGGAGGCAACGCCATTCCGACCACGACTCCCAGCCTGACGATCAGCTTGGGCACCGCGACGCCCGGCGGCGGCTTTCCGCTCTATGGCAACGCCTTTGCGCAAGCGATGAACGTGGCCGATCCGCAAACCATCATCGCCCCGCGCAACACCAAGGGCAGCAACGAGAACATTCCGCTGCTGGAGAAGGGCGAGCTCGATCTCGCTCTGGTCGCGGGCGAGCCGGCCTATGAGGCCTTTGCCGGCATCGGCCGCGTGCCGGTACGGTTGAAGATTCTCACGGCGATCTATTCCAACCCCGGCATGTTCGTGGTGCGCGCGGACAGCCCGTACAAGTCCATCCGCGATCTCGTCGGTCAGCCCGTCGCGTTCGGCGCCAAGGGCTCCGGCCTGCCGATCCTGGCGCGCTATGTGCTCGATGGTCTCGGGTTGAAGCAGGACGAGGACTTCAAGGCCGTCTATCTCGACCGCGCTGGCGACGGCCCCGCCATGGTCGAGGACGGCCGTGTCGCAGCACTCTGGGGTGCCGGCATCGGCTGGCCCGGTTTTTCCGCGGTAGCCTCGAGCGCATCAGGCGCGCGCTTCATCGCGCCCAGCGCCGAGGACATCACGCGCATCCGCGCCAAGCACGCGTTCCTCAAGCCGCTCACCGTGCCGGCCGGCAGCTATCCGAACCAGTCCGAGCCGATCGCCTCGCTCGGGTCCTGGAGCTTTGTGCTGACGCGCGAAGATCTGCCCGACGATGTCGCCTATCGCCTCGCGAAGACGCTTCACGGTGTCGAGCCGGCATTCTGCAAGCAGCTCGCGCAAGCCTGCGAGACCACGGCCGCAAACACCGTCGCGGCCGCGCCGAAGCCGGAGCTGATCCACCCGGGCGTGATGAAGTATTTTCGCGAGATCGGGGTGGTGAAGTAG
- a CDS encoding ABC transporter substrate-binding protein, which translates to MKPTRFGLPVAAGFAATFLAALMPGAAMAQVSDDVVKIGVLTDMNGPASAPTGQGSVTAAQMAIDDFGGTVLGKPISIVVGDHQLKADIGGAIARRWYDVDQVDLIVDVPVSAVGLAVQNMANEKKRLFITHSTGTADFHGKFCSPYAIQWVFDTRALAVGTADAVVKRGGDSWFFITDDYAFGHSLERDASAVVTANGGKVLGSVKPPLATPDLSSFVLQAQASKAKIIGIAAGPPNNMNEIKTGSEFGVFKGGQQMAALLALITDIHGLGLQAAQGLLLTTSFYWDLDDKTREWSKRYFAKMNKMPSMWQAGVYSSVMHYLNAIKDTGTDDPLKVAAKMREKPIEDFFARNGRLREDNLMVHDLWLVQVKTPEESKYPWDYYKILTTISGDKAFGPPDPACAMVKK; encoded by the coding sequence ATGAAGCCAACGAGATTTGGTCTGCCGGTCGCTGCCGGCTTTGCGGCGACGTTCTTGGCAGCGCTGATGCCGGGCGCCGCAATGGCGCAGGTGTCCGACGACGTCGTCAAGATCGGCGTGCTCACCGACATGAACGGTCCGGCCTCGGCGCCGACCGGCCAGGGCTCGGTGACGGCGGCGCAGATGGCGATCGACGATTTCGGCGGCACCGTGCTCGGCAAGCCGATCAGCATCGTCGTCGGCGACCACCAGCTCAAGGCCGACATCGGCGGCGCGATTGCACGGCGCTGGTATGACGTCGACCAAGTCGATCTGATCGTCGACGTGCCGGTCTCCGCGGTCGGGCTCGCGGTGCAGAACATGGCCAACGAGAAGAAGCGGCTGTTCATCACCCACTCCACCGGCACCGCCGATTTCCACGGCAAGTTCTGCTCGCCCTATGCGATCCAGTGGGTGTTCGACACCCGTGCGCTCGCGGTCGGTACCGCGGACGCGGTGGTCAAGCGCGGCGGCGACAGCTGGTTCTTCATCACGGACGATTATGCCTTCGGCCATTCGCTGGAGCGCGACGCCTCGGCGGTGGTGACCGCCAATGGCGGCAAGGTGCTGGGCTCGGTGAAGCCGCCGCTGGCAACGCCCGACCTCTCCTCGTTCGTGCTGCAGGCCCAGGCCTCCAAGGCCAAGATCATCGGCATCGCCGCGGGTCCGCCCAACAACATGAACGAGATCAAGACCGGCTCCGAGTTCGGCGTGTTCAAGGGCGGCCAGCAGATGGCGGCGCTGCTGGCGCTGATCACCGACATCCACGGCCTCGGCCTGCAGGCGGCCCAAGGGCTGTTGCTGACGACCTCGTTCTATTGGGACCTGGACGACAAGACCCGCGAATGGTCGAAGCGCTACTTCGCCAAGATGAACAAGATGCCGTCGATGTGGCAGGCCGGCGTCTATTCGAGCGTGATGCACTATCTCAACGCCATCAAGGACACCGGCACCGACGATCCGCTCAAGGTCGCCGCCAAGATGCGGGAAAAGCCGATCGAGGATTTCTTCGCCCGCAACGGCCGCTTGCGCGAGGACAATCTGATGGTGCACGACCTCTGGCTGGTGCAGGTGAAGACGCCGGAGGAAAGCAAATATCCGTGGGACTATTACAAGATCCTCACGACGATCTCGGGCGACAAGGCGTTCGGTCCGCCGGACCCGGCGTGCGCGATGGTGAAGAAATAA
- a CDS encoding helix-turn-helix transcriptional regulator, which translates to MEFLTTSEAADYLRLGERKLYELVTTGAIPCTKVTGKWLFPRHELDLWVLSGLARPAGMLIAEPPPVVGGSQDELLDWGLRESGSGLGSMSEGSARGLERLQRDEVMAVAMHFHSLDADGNLAADANATVLRDAPDLHDALLVAFVRREQGLVLPPGNPKRLRGLSDVLALGAKVAMRQQGTGAQMLLDVLLKRAGASTRDLRRIETPALTGPDLAEIVRAGQADCGIATRASARSAGLDFVPLVWENFDLAMRQRSYFRPAMQGLIRFLSEKRLLQRAEELTGYDPSPAGQIRFAA; encoded by the coding sequence ATGGAATTCCTGACGACCAGCGAAGCCGCCGACTATCTTCGGCTCGGCGAACGCAAGCTTTACGAACTCGTCACCACCGGCGCGATCCCATGCACCAAGGTGACCGGAAAGTGGCTCTTCCCGCGACATGAGCTCGACCTCTGGGTGCTGTCCGGACTGGCGCGTCCGGCCGGCATGCTGATCGCTGAGCCGCCGCCGGTCGTCGGCGGCAGCCAGGACGAGCTGCTGGATTGGGGGCTGCGCGAATCCGGCTCGGGGCTGGGATCGATGAGCGAGGGCAGCGCGCGCGGGCTCGAGCGGCTGCAGCGGGACGAGGTGATGGCCGTGGCAATGCACTTCCACAGCCTCGATGCCGACGGCAATCTTGCCGCTGACGCCAATGCGACGGTCCTGCGTGACGCTCCGGACCTGCATGATGCATTGCTGGTCGCGTTCGTGCGTCGCGAGCAGGGTCTCGTGCTGCCGCCGGGCAATCCCAAGCGGCTGCGCGGCCTTTCCGACGTGCTCGCGCTCGGCGCCAAGGTGGCGATGCGGCAACAGGGCACGGGCGCGCAGATGCTGCTCGATGTGCTGCTCAAGCGCGCCGGCGCCTCGACACGCGATTTGCGCCGGATCGAGACGCCCGCCCTGACCGGGCCGGATCTCGCCGAGATCGTCCGCGCGGGACAAGCCGATTGCGGCATCGCGACGCGTGCGTCGGCGCGCTCGGCTGGCCTCGATTTCGTGCCGCTGGTCTGGGAGAACTTCGACCTCGCGATGCGGCAGCGCAGCTATTTCCGCCCCGCCATGCAGGGCCTGATCCGGTTCCTCAGCGAAAAGCGGTTGCTCCAGCGCGCCGAGGAGCTGACCGGCTACGATCCCTCCCCGGCCGGACAAATCCGCTTCGCCGCCTGA
- a CDS encoding substrate-binding domain-containing protein, producing MAVRRLSVALALLCGLAAGVAASSAEERAIVMATTTATQESGLLDYLLPIFREKTGIEVTVIARRADEVLEGARRGEVDVVLMHARPQEEKFVADGFAARRFDVMYNDYVLIGPKSDPAGVKGKDIATALKAIEAKGAPFVTRGDRSGTHAAELALWIVAGIDIARTKGAWYREAKQDMASALDAARTANAYVLSDRGSWIAFRERGDLDIMVEGDKRLLNQYGVMLVNPAKFPNVKKELGQDFVDWLISPDGQAAIAGYKVDGQQLFFPNADKSGG from the coding sequence ATGGCCGTCCGCCGCCTCTCCGTTGCACTCGCGCTTCTCTGCGGCCTTGCCGCAGGCGTTGCGGCGTCATCCGCGGAGGAACGCGCCATCGTCATGGCCACGACCACCGCGACGCAGGAGTCCGGCCTGCTCGACTATCTGCTGCCGATCTTCCGTGAGAAGACCGGCATCGAGGTGACGGTGATCGCGCGGCGCGCCGACGAGGTGCTCGAGGGGGCACGAAGGGGCGAAGTCGACGTCGTGCTGATGCATGCGCGGCCACAGGAGGAGAAATTCGTGGCCGACGGTTTTGCCGCGAGGCGCTTCGACGTGATGTACAACGACTATGTGCTGATCGGGCCGAAGAGCGATCCCGCCGGCGTGAAAGGCAAGGACATCGCGACCGCGCTGAAGGCGATCGAGGCCAAGGGCGCGCCGTTCGTGACGCGCGGAGACCGCTCGGGCACGCATGCCGCGGAGCTCGCGCTCTGGATCGTCGCCGGCATCGACATCGCCCGCACCAAGGGTGCCTGGTACCGCGAGGCCAAGCAGGACATGGCTTCCGCCCTCGACGCAGCGCGCACGGCGAACGCCTATGTGCTGTCCGACCGCGGCAGCTGGATCGCTTTTCGGGAGCGCGGCGATCTCGACATCATGGTCGAAGGCGACAAACGTCTGCTCAATCAGTACGGGGTGATGCTGGTGAACCCCGCGAAATTTCCGAACGTGAAGAAGGAGCTGGGGCAGGACTTCGTCGACTGGCTGATCTCGCCCGACGGACAGGCGGCGATCGCCGGATACAAGGTCGACGGACAACAACTGTTCTTCCCCAATGCGGACAAGTCCGGCGGCTGA
- a CDS encoding molybdopterin-binding protein, producing MTQRLPPSLTPLDAALAALLTGFDPLAPVELPLSEVAGCIAAGNPLLPARPSRDVAAADGWAFCANDLVGASSYSPLPLGTAPPWVDAGDAMPAGCDCVLDADAVEVSGPLVQVLAESAPGQGVRRAGSDIDGRTPAAAEGYPVGPGALLLACAAGLDRLSVRRPRLRIVNVPGATGTMYLIADIARAAGLDVQTHEAGARDAGSIAGAFGAPTCDLLLTIGGSGGGRKDAAVTALARHGHVIAHGLALQPGRTAAIGRLGTIPVVALPGSPDHALAVWLALVLPLVNLLSARLPRRQVTLPLARKIASSVGIAEMVLLAEEHHAWVPLAVGEWPLQAMARADAWLLVPANHEGFAAGAPVDACLMRE from the coding sequence ATGACCCAGCGCCTGCCGCCATCACTGACGCCGCTCGACGCCGCGCTCGCCGCGTTGCTGACAGGGTTTGATCCGCTCGCGCCGGTGGAGTTGCCGCTGAGCGAAGTGGCCGGCTGCATCGCGGCAGGCAATCCGCTGCTCCCAGCCCGACCGTCTCGTGACGTCGCTGCCGCGGACGGCTGGGCGTTCTGCGCCAATGATCTGGTCGGCGCGTCGTCCTATTCGCCGCTGCCTCTCGGAACAGCGCCCCCTTGGGTCGATGCCGGCGACGCGATGCCGGCGGGATGCGACTGTGTGCTCGATGCCGACGCGGTCGAGGTATCTGGTCCGCTCGTCCAGGTGTTGGCGGAGAGCGCACCGGGGCAGGGCGTCAGGCGCGCTGGAAGTGACATCGACGGACGCACGCCTGCCGCGGCAGAGGGGTATCCGGTCGGTCCTGGCGCTCTGCTGCTCGCGTGCGCCGCCGGACTGGACCGACTGAGCGTGCGCCGTCCGCGGCTGCGCATTGTCAATGTACCAGGCGCAACGGGGACCATGTATCTGATTGCGGACATCGCACGCGCCGCAGGACTGGATGTGCAAACGCACGAGGCCGGCGCGCGAGACGCGGGATCGATTGCGGGGGCGTTCGGCGCGCCCACCTGCGATCTCCTGCTGACGATCGGCGGCAGCGGTGGAGGTCGCAAGGATGCAGCCGTCACGGCGCTGGCTCGGCATGGTCATGTGATCGCCCATGGTCTTGCGCTCCAGCCCGGACGCACCGCCGCAATCGGGCGGCTCGGAACCATTCCTGTTGTCGCCTTGCCCGGATCGCCGGATCACGCGCTCGCGGTCTGGCTCGCGCTCGTGCTGCCGCTCGTCAACCTTCTCTCGGCTCGGCTGCCGCGCCGACAGGTAACCTTGCCGCTTGCGCGAAAAATTGCATCCAGCGTCGGCATTGCCGAAATGGTCCTGCTGGCCGAGGAACATCATGCGTGGGTGCCACTTGCGGTAGGAGAATGGCCGCTCCAGGCAATGGCCCGCGCGGATGCATGGCTGCTTGTTCCCGCCAACCACGAGGGATTTGCAGCGGGCGCGCCGGTCGATGCCTGTCTGATGCGGGAATGA
- a CDS encoding molybdopterin biosynthesis protein: MTMIPQSQVRSALEQEQFLKILSREEALARFEAALFPRAIPSERRKLADALGASLAEDITAPIDVPPFDRSNVDGFAVRSADLATAGEGAAVCLGLNGETIHCGTVPALQVAAGTATPIATGGPLPRGADAVVMVEHTQPAGSGAIDVRRAASPGQFISYAGSDIAHGEALLRAGTIIGSREVGMLAACGLAEVRVVRKPRVAVISTGDELVQPGEVLAPAAIYDTNGAIVTAAIDENGGEAVFLGAIPDDEAQLEAAMRRALADADMLVLSGGTSKGAGDLSHRIIGRLGKPGIIAHGIALKPGKPLCLAVCDGKPVVVLPGFPTSAMFTFHDMIVPVLRRMAGLPPRSDAKVNATVPVRIASELGRTEFVMVSLVQGKDGLIAYPSGKGSGAITSFAQADGFLRIDALADQMPAGSEAEVTLFTPHVRVPDLVIVGSHCTGLDLVTAQLAHAGLTVRSIAVGSLGGLAAARRGECDLAPIHLFDDKSETYNTPYLVEGLELVPGWRRMQGIVFRKGDKRFEGDSAKDAVAAALADPSCIMVNRNQGAGTRILIDRLLGGARPDGYWNQPRSHNAAAAAVAQHRADWGMTIAPVAHAVGLGFIPLAEEHYDFALVTARKQRPAVQAFLAALGSDEARAALERAGFRPA; the protein is encoded by the coding sequence ATGACCATGATCCCGCAATCGCAAGTCCGCAGCGCGCTCGAGCAGGAGCAGTTCCTCAAAATCCTTTCCCGCGAGGAGGCCTTGGCTCGCTTCGAGGCTGCGCTGTTCCCGCGCGCGATCCCAAGCGAAAGACGCAAGCTCGCCGATGCACTCGGCGCGTCGCTCGCTGAAGACATCACTGCGCCAATCGACGTACCGCCGTTCGACCGTTCCAATGTCGACGGCTTCGCGGTGCGCTCAGCGGACCTTGCCACAGCCGGCGAAGGCGCGGCGGTTTGCCTCGGCTTGAATGGCGAGACCATTCACTGCGGCACTGTGCCGGCGCTGCAAGTGGCGGCGGGAACGGCAACGCCGATCGCCACCGGCGGTCCGCTGCCGCGGGGTGCCGATGCCGTGGTCATGGTCGAGCATACCCAGCCGGCGGGATCGGGTGCGATCGACGTCCGTCGCGCGGCCTCGCCCGGGCAATTCATATCCTACGCAGGGTCCGATATTGCGCACGGCGAGGCGCTACTGCGCGCCGGCACGATCATCGGCTCGCGCGAGGTCGGCATGCTGGCGGCCTGCGGTCTTGCCGAGGTGCGCGTCGTGCGCAAACCTCGTGTGGCCGTGATCTCCACCGGCGATGAACTGGTTCAGCCGGGCGAGGTGCTCGCGCCTGCTGCGATCTACGACACCAACGGCGCGATCGTCACTGCTGCGATCGACGAGAACGGCGGAGAGGCGGTTTTCCTCGGCGCCATTCCCGATGACGAAGCCCAGCTCGAAGCCGCCATGCGGCGTGCGCTGGCGGACGCTGACATGCTGGTGCTCTCCGGCGGCACGTCGAAAGGCGCGGGCGATCTCTCCCATCGCATCATCGGCCGGCTCGGCAAGCCCGGCATCATCGCGCATGGCATTGCGCTCAAGCCCGGCAAGCCGCTGTGCCTTGCGGTGTGCGACGGCAAGCCGGTGGTCGTCCTGCCGGGGTTTCCAACCTCGGCGATGTTCACCTTCCACGACATGATCGTGCCGGTGCTGCGCAGAATGGCTGGACTGCCGCCGCGCTCCGATGCCAAGGTGAACGCGACCGTGCCGGTGCGCATTGCTTCCGAGCTCGGCCGCACTGAATTCGTCATGGTCTCGCTGGTCCAAGGCAAGGACGGCTTGATCGCTTATCCCTCCGGCAAGGGGTCCGGTGCGATCACGTCGTTCGCGCAGGCTGACGGTTTTCTGCGCATCGACGCGCTCGCCGACCAGATGCCGGCCGGGAGCGAAGCCGAAGTGACGCTTTTCACGCCGCATGTGCGGGTGCCCGATCTCGTCATCGTGGGCAGCCATTGCACTGGCCTCGATCTCGTCACGGCGCAACTCGCGCATGCCGGCCTGACCGTGCGCTCGATTGCGGTCGGCAGTCTCGGCGGACTTGCGGCGGCACGGCGCGGCGAATGCGATCTTGCGCCGATCCATCTGTTCGATGACAAGAGCGAGACCTACAATACGCCTTACCTCGTTGAAGGGCTCGAGCTCGTGCCGGGCTGGCGGCGGATGCAGGGCATCGTGTTCCGCAAGGGCGACAAGCGTTTCGAAGGCGACAGCGCGAAGGACGCCGTCGCCGCGGCGCTCGCTGATCCCTCCTGCATCATGGTCAACCGCAACCAGGGCGCCGGCACGCGCATCCTGATCGACCGGTTGCTCGGTGGTGCGCGCCCGGACGGCTATTGGAACCAGCCGCGCTCGCACAACGCGGCGGCCGCAGCGGTCGCACAGCACCGCGCCGACTGGGGCATGACCATTGCACCGGTCGCCCATGCGGTCGGCCTCGGTTTCATTCCGCTCGCCGAGGAACATTATGACTTCGCGCTGGTGACGGCGCGCAAGCAGCGTCCTGCGGTGCAAGCCTTTCTCGCCGCACTCGGTTCGGACGAAGCGCGCGCCGCGCTGGAGCGGGCCGGATTCCGGCCGGCGTAG
- the mobA gene encoding molybdenum cofactor guanylyltransferase MobA: MSRRNRPSTSARVKVVTISFPTTQGVLLAGGLARRMGGGDKPMRTIGGRTILERVIARLSPQCSGLILNANGDPARFAAFGLQVVADDVPGFPGPLAGILAALDWTAANRPEVEWVLSAAGDCPFLPRNLIARLHEERIAANAELAVAASGGQSHPVIGLWRVGLRDELRHALVVEDLRKIDRWTARYPLATVTWPTEPLDPFFNANTVEDIAEAERLAALDAAY, encoded by the coding sequence ATGTCGAGGAGGAATCGGCCAAGCACAAGCGCAAGGGTGAAAGTGGTGACGATTAGCTTTCCGACCACGCAAGGCGTGCTGCTCGCCGGCGGCCTCGCGCGGCGCATGGGCGGCGGCGACAAGCCGATGCGCACCATCGGCGGCCGCACCATCCTGGAACGCGTGATCGCGCGCCTATCACCCCAATGCAGCGGGCTGATCCTCAATGCCAACGGCGATCCCGCCCGCTTCGCCGCGTTCGGTTTGCAGGTCGTCGCAGACGACGTGCCCGGCTTTCCCGGTCCGCTCGCCGGCATCCTTGCCGCACTCGACTGGACCGCGGCGAACCGGCCTGAGGTGGAATGGGTGCTCAGTGCCGCCGGCGACTGCCCGTTCCTGCCGCGAAATTTGATCGCGCGCTTGCATGAAGAACGCATCGCGGCGAATGCCGAGCTCGCCGTTGCGGCATCAGGCGGCCAGTCGCATCCGGTGATCGGCTTGTGGCGGGTTGGCTTGCGCGACGAACTGCGTCACGCGCTGGTGGTCGAGGACCTCCGCAAGATCGACCGCTGGACAGCGCGTTATCCGCTCGCGACCGTGACGTGGCCGACGGAGCCGCTCGATCCGTTCTTCAATGCCAACACGGTCGAGGATATCGCGGAAGCCGAGCGGCTGGCCGCACTGGATGCGGCGTATTAA
- the fdhD gene encoding formate dehydrogenase accessory sulfurtransferase FdhD — MMKIDKAPVPLIVPDTDDPRLTESVTGTDQSGARIEIKVPVERPLTLYLNSQEIVTMMTIGDYPEYLALGYLLNQNMLKYDDAITDVEYDDDLQVVVVRTEHHTNFEAKLKKRTQTSGCAQGTAFGDLLEAVESVALPKAELRTSWLYQMTQTINTMPSLYLEAGAIHGCVLCREGEPLCYTEDVGRHNAVDKIAGWMYRHGVDASDKILYTTGRLTSEMVIKTVRMGIPILVSRSGFTAWGVDLARQVGLTLVGRARGKRFIALSGAERIVYDQNLAYVEEESAKHKRKGESGDD; from the coding sequence ATGATGAAGATCGACAAAGCCCCAGTGCCCCTGATCGTCCCTGACACCGACGACCCGCGCCTCACCGAGAGCGTGACCGGCACCGACCAGTCCGGCGCCAGGATCGAGATCAAGGTGCCGGTGGAGCGCCCGCTGACGCTCTACCTGAATTCGCAGGAGATCGTCACCATGATGACGATCGGCGACTATCCGGAATATCTGGCGCTGGGCTATTTGCTCAACCAGAATATGCTGAAGTATGATGACGCGATCACCGACGTCGAATACGACGACGACCTGCAGGTGGTGGTGGTGCGCACCGAGCACCACACCAATTTCGAAGCCAAGCTGAAGAAGCGCACGCAGACATCGGGCTGCGCGCAGGGCACCGCCTTCGGCGATCTGCTGGAGGCGGTCGAGAGCGTCGCGTTGCCGAAGGCGGAGCTGCGTACCTCCTGGCTGTACCAGATGACTCAGACCATCAACACCATGCCCTCGCTCTATCTGGAGGCCGGTGCGATCCACGGCTGCGTGCTGTGCAGGGAGGGCGAGCCGCTCTGCTACACCGAGGATGTCGGCCGTCACAACGCCGTCGACAAGATCGCGGGCTGGATGTACCGCCACGGCGTCGATGCATCCGACAAGATCCTCTATACCACGGGACGACTCACCTCCGAGATGGTGATCAAGACGGTCCGCATGGGAATTCCGATTTTGGTGTCGCGCTCCGGCTTCACCGCCTGGGGCGTCGATCTCGCCCGGCAGGTGGGCTTGACCCTGGTCGGCCGCGCGCGCGGCAAACGGTTCATCGCGTTGTCGGGGGCAGAGCGCATCGTCTACGACCAGAACCTCGCTTATGTCGAGGAGGAATCGGCCAAGCACAAGCGCAAGGGTGAAAGTGGTGACGATTAG
- the mobB gene encoding molybdopterin-guanine dinucleotide biosynthesis protein B, which produces MKVIGLAGWSGAGKTTLLTRLIPHFNALGLRVSVIKHAHHQFDVDVPGKDSWRHREAGAAEVLVASSNRWALMHELRGAAEPRLPELLSKLSAVDLVVVEGFKREPHRKIEVHRAANDKPLLFPDDPGIFGIAADVAIETRLPTVHLDDIAAAAELLLRAAMPVEEAVAKSAAMR; this is translated from the coding sequence ATGAAAGTCATCGGCCTTGCAGGCTGGAGCGGTGCGGGCAAGACCACGCTGTTGACGCGGCTGATCCCGCATTTCAATGCGCTTGGCTTGCGCGTCTCGGTCATCAAGCATGCGCATCACCAGTTCGACGTCGACGTGCCCGGCAAGGATTCTTGGCGCCATCGCGAGGCCGGCGCGGCCGAGGTGCTGGTTGCTTCGTCAAATCGCTGGGCGCTGATGCACGAATTGCGCGGGGCGGCGGAGCCGCGCCTGCCGGAACTGTTGAGCAAATTGTCGGCCGTCGATCTCGTCGTGGTCGAGGGTTTCAAGCGCGAGCCACATCGCAAGATCGAAGTGCATCGCGCCGCTAACGACAAGCCGTTGCTGTTTCCCGATGATCCCGGAATTTTCGGGATCGCGGCCGATGTGGCCATTGAAACCCGACTGCCGACCGTCCATCTCGACGATATCGCCGCCGCCGCGGAATTGCTGCTGCGCGCGGCGATGCCGGTCGAGGAAGCGGTCGCGAAAAGCGCTGCGATGCGCTGA